One Solibacillus sp. R5-41 DNA segment encodes these proteins:
- a CDS encoding GGDEF domain-containing phosphodiesterase: MTKEQNLTTINEPIHISPFPVFLVSTDGLLLNGHFGELAYATTDIDELKFQPITETLFTMLNTDELETILKSEQSMCFQNIELSIKNNDLIHSTLYTKPVIYQQKQAIRMICIPTDAIRLMDDDQQNLIDLKNGIQNSFMTVTLDNDGFIVQTNQRFLTTSHWTPKRVLGKNFWQLFPTDEENVKEVKQVWKTIQNGNIWQGAIQKITKDEQLYWVHLTAIPMLSQNPINNRFFFIEQDITNEKMLQNRLEKIAYIDPETGMINVHRLEQVITQMIEEERHFSFVYLSIDKFYTIKDLHGDFAENSLILEFTKRMKMYFQDSTMARINENDFVVITPLPEWFTHGFLSYLLQHPIYNGNVAIPVSISGGITRFPEDQSTFAHIMKASLATINSVREAGGDNIMSLSNASHKALSRKSIVEKRLLLALDQRNLHVLYQPKLDLKTKQITSVEALVRWEDEEIGVVSPDELIPIAEETGLINNIGSFMLEKACEQAVAWKNAGLPITVSINSSVREFRDKNMAKSILETLERTGCPANLLQIEITEKFALQAEAETGIIKQMRVLEDEGIVFALDDFGTGYASFRYMQLLPISILKIDQTFTNTLLKSDKSRQLVHGMVQFGKSMNLTIIAEGVETEEQQKLLESYGCDAAQGYYISKPVTNNEISNIIK, translated from the coding sequence GTGACAAAAGAGCAAAATCTTACAACAATTAATGAACCAATACATATTTCCCCATTCCCTGTCTTCCTAGTATCGACAGACGGGCTTTTGCTTAACGGGCATTTTGGTGAGTTGGCGTATGCCACAACTGATATAGATGAATTAAAGTTCCAACCAATAACAGAGACACTATTTACAATGCTTAATACGGATGAATTGGAAACCATATTAAAAAGCGAACAATCTATGTGTTTTCAAAACATTGAGTTATCAATAAAAAACAATGATTTAATTCATTCTACGCTCTATACCAAACCTGTGATTTACCAACAAAAACAAGCGATTCGTATGATTTGTATCCCAACTGACGCTATTCGTTTAATGGATGATGATCAGCAAAATTTAATTGATTTAAAAAATGGCATTCAAAATTCATTTATGACTGTAACACTTGATAATGATGGCTTTATTGTGCAGACGAACCAGCGCTTTCTAACGACGAGTCATTGGACACCAAAGCGTGTGCTCGGAAAAAACTTTTGGCAGCTATTCCCGACTGACGAGGAAAACGTGAAAGAAGTAAAACAAGTTTGGAAGACTATCCAAAACGGTAATATATGGCAAGGTGCTATTCAAAAAATTACAAAGGATGAACAGCTATATTGGGTTCACCTAACAGCGATTCCAATGTTGAGTCAAAACCCAATCAACAATCGCTTTTTCTTTATTGAACAAGATATTACAAATGAAAAAATGTTACAAAATCGACTAGAGAAAATTGCTTATATTGACCCCGAAACAGGGATGATTAACGTACATCGCCTTGAACAAGTTATTACGCAAATGATTGAAGAAGAGCGCCATTTTTCATTCGTCTATTTAAGCATTGATAAGTTTTATACAATTAAGGATTTACACGGTGATTTCGCTGAGAATTCGCTTATTTTAGAGTTTACAAAGCGCATGAAAATGTACTTCCAAGACAGCACAATGGCGCGTATTAACGAAAATGATTTCGTTGTCATTACACCACTACCTGAATGGTTTACACATGGGTTTTTAAGCTATTTATTGCAGCATCCTATTTACAATGGCAATGTAGCAATTCCTGTTTCCATTAGTGGCGGTATTACACGCTTCCCTGAAGATCAATCGACATTTGCTCACATTATGAAAGCCTCCCTTGCTACAATCAATAGTGTTCGAGAAGCAGGCGGAGATAATATTATGTCGTTATCAAATGCCTCGCACAAAGCATTAAGCCGTAAATCTATTGTTGAAAAACGCTTACTACTTGCGCTCGACCAAAGAAATTTACACGTGCTTTATCAGCCTAAGCTTGACTTAAAAACGAAACAAATCACTTCAGTTGAGGCGCTTGTCCGTTGGGAAGATGAAGAAATAGGTGTCGTTTCACCCGATGAGTTAATTCCCATTGCTGAAGAGACAGGCTTAATTAATAATATCGGTTCGTTCATGCTCGAAAAGGCTTGTGAACAGGCAGTTGCATGGAAAAATGCCGGTCTTCCGATCACAGTGAGCATCAACTCCTCTGTTCGAGAGTTCCGCGATAAAAATATGGCCAAATCCATTTTAGAAACACTTGAACGCACAGGTTGTCCAGCAAATTTATTGCAAATCGAAATTACGGAGAAGTTCGCACTTCAAGCCGAAGCTGAAACGGGTATCATTAAACAAATGCGCGTATTAGAAGATGAAGGCATCGTCTTTGCATTGGACGATTTCGGTACTGGCTACGCATCGTTCCGTTATATGCAGCTATTACCAATTTCAATTTTAAAAATTGACCAGACATTTACAAATACACTATTAAAGTCTGATAAGTCACGACAGCTCGTTCACGGGATGGTACAATTCGGAAAATCAATGAATTTAACAATCATTGCAGAGGGCGTAGAAACTGAAGAACAGCAAAAACTGCTAGAAAGCTATGGCTGTGACGCGGCTCAAGGTTATTATATTAGTAAGCCTGTAACGAATAATGAAATCTCCAATATCATAAAGTAA